The sequence below is a genomic window from Acidilobus saccharovorans 345-15.
TCCTGAAGAGCTTTCACAGGTTTACCCTTCGATTTAACGTGGGCCTCTGGGGCGACGGCGAAGGCTTTCTGAGGTACGGCCAGATCCCAACGCATGAAAGTTACCCTGAGCCGGAGGAGGGCGACTACGTGGTGATCAACATAGGTGGAACAGACGCCGGCCTCAGGCTGGCCAGACAGCTGGAGGAGCATCTAACTAAAGTCGGCATGGACGTGGTGACCCTGGGCGGGGAGAACTTTGTTTCTGACCCAACAAAAGTCGTGGCCAAAGCTAAGGCGCTGGTAGCGTTGGCCGGCTATGGGAGCCTTGTAGAGGCCTCAATCATGAGAAAGAGGGCGGTCATATTAAAAATCGATAAGCATTTCGAGCATAATGAGAACGCAAGGCTGTTTGAGGGCAGGAAAGGCTACAGGGTGCTTAGCTGCAGCGAGGCGACGCCAGAGAGGGTTTACAATGCTCTGCTCCAGGTGCTCAGGGAGGACCCGCAGCCCCCTCTGCTAAGGGATGCCTCTTATGATATAGCGTCAGAGATCGAGAGGCTGGCGAGTCAGGATAGTCTAACTTAGTATTGGGGATTTTATAGTAAAGGAATATTTAGCTTGACGTGATAGCTGAGCCTGGTGTGAGGCTTGGGCATAACTGAGCAGGACCTAGTGGGCGCCTTCTATGAAATGATAAGGACCGCGGCCACGAGTATACCTGAGGACGTCTACAGGGCACTGAAGGAGGGATATGAGAGGGAGACGAACCCACTGGCTAAGAAGCAGCTCGAGGCCATACTGAAGGATATAGACATAGCGTGCACAAGGAAGGTGCCCATATGTCAGGACACGGGAACCCCCTACTTCTTCTTTGAGATGGGCGAGAACTTCCCCCTCAGGCTGGGCGCGGTTAACGCTGCGCGCGAGGCCGTCAGGAAAGCCACGAAGGACGGCTACCTGAGGCCCAACGCCGTGGACCCGTTCTACAAGAAGAACAGCGGTGACAACACCGGCAGGTACATACCGTGGATCCACGTAGACATTGTGGAGGGCAGTGACCTGAAGGTATGGTTCATGACTAAGGGCGGCGGGAGCGAGTTCCCGGCAACGCTAATAATGAGCGAGCCCATACTTGGCTTCGAGAAGCTCAAGAGCGGAGTAATAGACACCATAGTGAAGTACGGCCCCCTGCCGTGCCCTCCTGTGATAGTAGGCGTCTCTGTGGCAGCAGGGGCTGACATAGCGCTAACGCTTGCCAAGAAGT
It includes:
- a CDS encoding glycosyltransferase, with translation MKLKVLYVSSSVGLGHVTRDYRLSRLLGWADVTWLTAGRAARYLEARAERLHELSRELRSLGDSIMNVIKDCRVTFSPIGLARLYLDLRRNSRAIAERLDLEDFDMVIGDEPWELMMSGLSLPQKSVLITDITSLGSSANYVSRRVNSWVLKSFHRFTLRFNVGLWGDGEGFLRYGQIPTHESYPEPEEGDYVVINIGGTDAGLRLARQLEEHLTKVGMDVVTLGGENFVSDPTKVVAKAKALVALAGYGSLVEASIMRKRAVILKIDKHFEHNENARLFEGRKGYRVLSCSEATPERVYNALLQVLREDPQPPLLRDASYDIASEIERLASQDSLT
- a CDS encoding fumarate hydratase, giving the protein MGITEQDLVGAFYEMIRTAATSIPEDVYRALKEGYERETNPLAKKQLEAILKDIDIACTRKVPICQDTGTPYFFFEMGENFPLRLGAVNAAREAVRKATKDGYLRPNAVDPFYKKNSGDNTGRYIPWIHVDIVEGSDLKVWFMTKGGGSEFPATLIMSEPILGFEKLKSGVIDTIVKYGPLPCPPVIVGVSVAAGADIALTLAKKSLLRPVGERNPDPNIAKLEVELLNAINKLGLGPHGFGGGLTALDVKIDYSYRHPATFAIGIVTSCWATRRASAVVHSDGSWEMTSKHIRYTGSGCMI